One genomic window of Azospirillum sp. TSH58 includes the following:
- a CDS encoding MarR family winged helix-turn-helix transcriptional regulator, producing MSAAAKQQPTPAVPASTVPDSAAPASASLPAVYTDLGRIIESMTRRFLDVLRMELARIGIDDLSPGQALMLINIGGEELSVRDLLERGYYLGSNASYNLKHLVEAGYVDRSASQRDRRTARLRLSERGLKLCEALRGLEAVRGEALIRTDEEAADLETTYRTLRRLERAWSDLIRYDTPEY from the coding sequence ATGAGCGCCGCCGCCAAGCAGCAGCCGACCCCAGCCGTGCCGGCCAGCACCGTGCCGGACAGCGCCGCCCCGGCGAGCGCGTCCCTGCCCGCCGTCTACACCGACCTTGGCCGCATCATCGAGAGCATGACCCGGCGTTTCCTGGACGTGCTGCGGATGGAACTGGCGCGCATCGGGATCGACGATCTCAGCCCCGGCCAGGCCCTGATGCTGATCAACATCGGCGGCGAGGAGCTGTCGGTGCGCGATCTGCTGGAACGCGGCTACTATCTCGGCTCCAACGCCTCCTACAACCTGAAGCATCTGGTGGAGGCCGGCTATGTCGACCGCTCCGCCTCGCAGCGCGACCGGCGCACGGCGCGGCTCCGCCTGTCGGAGCGCGGCCTGAAGCTGTGCGAGGCGCTGCGCGGGCTGGAGGCGGTGCGGGGCGAGGCGCTGATCCGCACCGACGAGGAAGCCGCCGATCTGGAGACGACTTACCGCACGTTGCGCCGTTTGGAGCGGGCGTGGAGCGATCTTATCCGCTACGATACGCCGGAGTACTGA
- a CDS encoding DUF4399 domain-containing protein, with protein MPHAAMIVAAALLLLPGAASAQNSNSQGTNGREKAPDGARAYIMWPSNGTTVPGGKLWVRMGLQNMGIAPAGIRKEDTGHHHLLVDSDLATYDEPIPNTKQSLHFGGGQTEVRLELPPGRHTLQMILGDADHVPHDPPIMSQKITIIVP; from the coding sequence ATGCCTCATGCCGCCATGATCGTGGCGGCCGCGCTGCTCCTGTTGCCGGGCGCGGCGTCGGCCCAGAACAGCAATTCCCAAGGCACGAATGGGCGTGAGAAGGCACCGGATGGGGCGCGCGCCTACATCATGTGGCCATCCAACGGGACGACCGTTCCGGGCGGCAAGCTCTGGGTCCGCATGGGCTTGCAGAACATGGGCATCGCCCCGGCGGGCATCCGCAAGGAGGACACCGGGCACCACCATCTGCTGGTGGACAGCGACCTCGCCACCTACGACGAACCCATCCCGAACACCAAGCAGTCGCTGCATTTCGGCGGCGGCCAGACGGAGGTGCGGCTGGAACTGCCGCCGGGCCGGCACACGCTCCAGATGATCCTGGGCGACGCGGACCATGTGCCGCACGACCCGCCGATCATGTCGCAGAAGATCACCATCATCGTGCCTTAG
- a CDS encoding DUF4384 domain-containing protein yields the protein MAHRTLSGLAAAALTLAAFGAVGFTAGRAAAEQAVVVASTAPGYAQGQLVPDGAAVSVPDGANAMFLFANGRMLRVKGPFDGPLDRMPDASGWTGVGSLVGGERFFQTDLGAARAVGTPMQKGEEQVFTLDPGRAGTQCVKSGGTVLLRKPADPALIPATLRAEGREAAATLRWDKGAAVPWPRELPMSDGTAVSVAGPDGRVRHSLTLRVIAAEGIGAGQGAELAVRLAGAGCAAQAAALLDPVRDSVAPLNLYLATDRGLYPTYRSGETVTLVLQTNRDAHLYCYLRNTRGQLTPIYPPGPSASSLVEGHRTLTLAGDSMPVPLRAAERSGSLSADQEVRCFAAGRDLGADLPGRQDAFRPLSDEAAARLERTLASLKQTELVMAQVILRVE from the coding sequence ATGGCGCACAGGACCCTGAGCGGACTCGCGGCGGCGGCCCTGACGCTGGCCGCCTTCGGGGCGGTCGGCTTCACCGCCGGCCGCGCGGCGGCGGAGCAGGCGGTGGTCGTCGCCTCCACCGCCCCCGGCTACGCCCAGGGGCAACTGGTCCCCGACGGCGCCGCGGTCAGCGTGCCGGACGGCGCCAACGCCATGTTCCTGTTCGCCAACGGGCGCATGCTGCGGGTGAAGGGGCCGTTCGACGGGCCGCTCGACCGCATGCCCGACGCCTCGGGCTGGACCGGCGTCGGCAGCCTCGTCGGCGGGGAGCGCTTCTTCCAGACCGACCTTGGCGCCGCCCGCGCGGTCGGCACCCCGATGCAGAAGGGGGAGGAGCAGGTCTTCACCCTCGACCCGGGCCGCGCCGGAACCCAATGCGTCAAGTCCGGCGGCACGGTGCTGCTGCGCAAGCCCGCCGACCCGGCGCTGATCCCGGCCACCCTGCGCGCGGAGGGGCGCGAGGCCGCCGCCACGCTGCGCTGGGACAAGGGAGCGGCGGTGCCCTGGCCGCGCGAGCTTCCGATGAGCGACGGCACCGCCGTCTCCGTCGCCGGGCCGGACGGGCGGGTGCGCCACAGCCTGACCCTGCGCGTGATCGCCGCCGAAGGCATCGGGGCGGGGCAGGGCGCGGAGTTGGCCGTCCGGCTGGCCGGCGCCGGCTGCGCGGCGCAGGCCGCGGCCCTGCTCGACCCGGTGCGGGACAGCGTGGCGCCGCTGAATCTCTATCTCGCCACCGACCGCGGCCTCTACCCGACCTACCGGTCCGGCGAGACGGTGACGCTGGTGCTCCAGACGAACCGGGACGCGCATCTCTACTGCTACCTGCGCAACACGCGCGGCCAGCTGACGCCGATCTACCCGCCGGGGCCGTCGGCCAGTTCGCTGGTCGAGGGGCACCGCACCCTGACGCTGGCCGGTGACAGCATGCCGGTGCCGCTGCGCGCGGCGGAGCGGTCGGGCAGCCTGTCCGCCGACCAGGAGGTGCGCTGCTTCGCCGCCGGGCGCGATCTCGGCGCCGACCTGCCGGGGCGTCAGGACGCCTTCCGGCCCCTGTCCGACGAGGCGGCGGCCCGGCTGGAGCGGACGCTCGCCTCGCTGAAGCAGACCGAACTGGTGATGGCGCAGGTGATCCTGCGCGTGGAGTGA
- a CDS encoding mechanosensitive ion channel family protein — protein sequence MPDSSRLAPLPIGPTGAPPRHGLRHLLVPALLTLGAAGLAGQRPWLSGHITPIAGVMVADALASLLGAVAWLAAAWLGSRVIDLVVARHPRATPMPRLLTDLLRALLYGLAVLGILAFVLGQPVTGLVATSGVVIAVLGFALRNMIADIFSGIALNVEHPYRIGDWVELTPGVTGRVDEINWRATRLVTLDGTALVVPNGLAAGNRITNYSQPGSGFRAGVPVTLDAEVPVARAKRIILSAIVCCDAVPTEPRPDVVVESITLNGVTYQARFWVADYSRLAATRDAVATTILEHLARAGLEPASPKQEMRRRRAAAPACSANGLGQELLSHVDLFAAFRPEEIAELASGMHLRHVAAGEAVVRQDETGTSLFLVAEGALDVRGAFGGRTLLLDHMGPGDVFGEMSLLTGQPRSASVIANTDAVVYELDKETLDPILRRRPELAARLADLMGLRQRRNDAHRRASVPAAVTQATAEHDLLARLKTFFSL from the coding sequence ATGCCCGATTCATCCCGCCTCGCCCCGCTTCCCATCGGCCCCACCGGCGCGCCGCCGCGTCACGGCCTGCGCCATCTGCTGGTCCCGGCCCTGCTGACCCTCGGGGCGGCCGGTTTGGCAGGGCAGCGGCCCTGGCTGTCCGGCCACATCACCCCCATCGCGGGCGTCATGGTGGCGGACGCGCTGGCCTCGCTGCTCGGCGCGGTGGCGTGGCTGGCGGCGGCATGGCTGGGGTCGCGGGTCATCGACCTCGTGGTGGCGCGCCACCCCCGCGCCACGCCGATGCCGCGCCTTCTCACCGACCTGCTGCGCGCGCTGCTCTACGGGCTGGCGGTGCTCGGCATCCTGGCCTTCGTGCTGGGGCAGCCGGTGACCGGGCTGGTCGCCACCTCCGGCGTGGTGATCGCGGTGCTGGGCTTCGCGCTGCGCAACATGATCGCCGACATCTTTTCCGGCATCGCGCTCAACGTCGAGCACCCCTACCGCATCGGCGACTGGGTGGAGCTGACCCCCGGCGTGACCGGGCGGGTGGACGAGATCAACTGGCGGGCCACCCGGCTGGTCACGCTGGACGGCACGGCGCTGGTGGTCCCGAACGGCCTGGCCGCGGGCAACCGCATCACCAACTACAGCCAGCCCGGCAGCGGCTTCCGCGCCGGCGTGCCGGTGACCCTCGACGCCGAGGTGCCGGTGGCCCGCGCCAAGCGGATCATCCTGTCGGCCATCGTCTGCTGCGACGCCGTCCCCACCGAGCCGCGGCCCGACGTGGTGGTGGAATCGATCACGCTGAACGGCGTCACCTATCAGGCGCGCTTCTGGGTGGCGGACTATTCCCGGCTGGCCGCGACCCGCGACGCCGTGGCGACCACCATCCTGGAGCATCTGGCCCGCGCCGGGCTGGAGCCGGCCAGCCCGAAGCAGGAGATGCGCCGCCGCCGCGCCGCCGCGCCCGCCTGTTCGGCGAACGGGCTGGGACAGGAATTGCTGTCCCATGTCGACCTGTTCGCCGCCTTCCGCCCGGAGGAGATCGCCGAGCTGGCCTCCGGCATGCACCTGCGCCACGTCGCCGCCGGGGAGGCGGTGGTGCGCCAGGACGAGACCGGGACCTCCCTCTTCCTGGTGGCCGAGGGCGCGCTGGACGTGCGCGGAGCTTTCGGAGGGCGGACGCTCCTGCTCGACCACATGGGGCCGGGCGATGTGTTCGGGGAAATGTCGCTGCTGACCGGCCAGCCGCGCAGCGCGTCGGTGATCGCCAACACCGACGCCGTGGTCTACGAGCTGGACAAGGAAACGCTCGACCCCATCCTGCGCCGCCGTCCGGAGCTGGCCGCCCGGCTGGCCGACCTGATGGGCCTGCGCCAGCGCCGCAACGACGCCCACCGCCGCGCCAGCGTCCCCGCCGCCGTGACCCAGGCGACGGCCGAGCATGACCTGCTGGCCCGCCTGAAGACCTTCTTCAGCCTGTGA
- a CDS encoding class I SAM-dependent methyltransferase, translating into MPDLSSRPIDGDGERARWTASADAWDRWADPMADLADKLNQPLLDAAGVTAGDRVLDLASGAGEPALSAALRVGPEGLVVGSDLVPGMMAGARRRAAGIADGTRPAFAAADMTALPFAAASFDRVTCRFGVMFVPDVAAALAELRRVLRPGGRAAFMVWGPRAGNALFDTVGDAVAAQLGEDRSLDPLFRFAAPGLLAEALRSAGFATVSETDITPVRKAPQGQPFWRATLEMSFGHRLHALTAGQRAELDAEVTRRFDAQAQGGTIPLPIHVRIVTGA; encoded by the coding sequence ATGCCCGATTTGTCTTCCCGCCCCATCGACGGCGACGGCGAGCGCGCCCGCTGGACGGCCAGCGCCGACGCCTGGGACCGCTGGGCCGACCCGATGGCCGATCTGGCCGACAAGCTGAACCAACCCCTGCTGGACGCCGCCGGGGTGACGGCGGGCGACCGGGTGCTGGACCTCGCCTCCGGCGCCGGCGAACCGGCGCTGAGCGCCGCGCTGCGCGTCGGGCCGGAAGGGCTGGTGGTGGGCAGCGACCTCGTGCCCGGCATGATGGCCGGCGCCCGGCGCCGCGCCGCGGGGATCGCCGATGGAACGCGCCCGGCCTTCGCCGCCGCCGACATGACCGCCCTGCCCTTCGCCGCGGCAAGCTTCGACCGGGTGACCTGCCGCTTCGGCGTCATGTTCGTCCCCGACGTGGCGGCGGCCCTGGCCGAGCTGCGGCGCGTGCTGCGCCCCGGCGGACGGGCGGCCTTCATGGTCTGGGGGCCGCGCGCCGGCAACGCCCTTTTCGACACGGTGGGCGACGCCGTCGCCGCCCAATTGGGCGAGGACCGCAGCCTGGACCCGCTGTTCCGCTTCGCCGCCCCCGGCCTTCTGGCGGAGGCCCTGCGCTCCGCCGGCTTCGCCACGGTGAGCGAGACCGACATCACCCCGGTCCGCAAGGCCCCCCAGGGCCAGCCCTTCTGGCGCGCCACGCTGGAGATGAGCTTCGGCCACCGCCTGCACGCCCTCACCGCCGGGCAGCGCGCCGAGCTTGACGCCGAGGTGACCCGCCGCTTCGACGCGCAGGCGCAAGGCGGCACGATCCCCCTGCCCATCCACGTCCGCATCGTGACCGGCGCCTAA
- a CDS encoding OmpA family protein, which yields MPRPTSKTIARRLNGVALPVLALPMIALACMAVPARAQTVEGSGGNRVMMFERPPTVEELREAVKPSPAPADGTEQPKIRTRSIEIIGGGMNSANRPRPTDSVNYGAPAQQQATPQPGYSPPSYSQPTAPVAQPEPAPQPKPKRAPVQEAAAPPVAPPPAAPRRSSGVQPATLSAPETPAETRPTNGFGFRINFAFNSADVPKEFYSYVDAVGGLMSQDPQLRLVIEGHTDAVGSEQYNLALSERRAVSVGEYLVRVHHIEPQRIAIAGLGKSQPLTPDPTDSRNRRVEFRPIQ from the coding sequence ATGCCGCGACCGACCTCCAAGACCATCGCCCGACGGCTGAACGGCGTGGCGCTTCCCGTTCTGGCCCTGCCGATGATCGCCCTGGCCTGCATGGCGGTTCCGGCGCGGGCGCAGACCGTCGAGGGCTCCGGCGGCAACCGGGTCATGATGTTCGAGCGCCCGCCGACGGTGGAGGAACTGCGCGAGGCGGTGAAGCCAAGCCCGGCGCCGGCGGACGGCACGGAACAGCCCAAGATCCGCACCCGCAGCATCGAGATCATCGGCGGCGGCATGAACAGCGCCAACCGCCCGCGTCCGACCGACAGCGTGAACTACGGGGCGCCCGCCCAGCAGCAGGCGACGCCGCAGCCGGGCTACAGCCCGCCGAGCTACAGCCAACCGACCGCCCCGGTGGCGCAGCCGGAACCGGCGCCCCAGCCCAAGCCCAAGCGCGCGCCCGTGCAGGAGGCCGCGGCCCCGCCCGTCGCCCCGCCGCCGGCCGCCCCGCGCCGCTCCAGCGGCGTGCAGCCGGCCACCCTCTCCGCGCCGGAGACCCCGGCGGAGACCCGCCCGACCAACGGCTTCGGCTTCCGCATCAACTTCGCCTTCAACTCCGCCGACGTCCCGAAGGAGTTCTATTCCTACGTCGACGCGGTCGGCGGGCTGATGTCGCAGGACCCGCAACTCCGCCTCGTCATCGAAGGGCACACCGACGCCGTGGGAAGCGAGCAGTACAACCTCGCCCTCTCCGAGCGCCGGGCCGTGTCGGTGGGCGAGTATCTGGTGCGCGTCCATCACATCGAGCCGCAGCGCATCGCCATCGCCGGCCTGGGCAAGAGCCAGCCGCTGACCCCCGACCCGACCGACAGCCGCAACCGGCGCGTCGAGTTCCGGCCGATCCAGTGA
- a CDS encoding DUF4384 domain-containing protein, which translates to MAFVQCTGFAKVAAAASLLLLGACVTSGEQATLVQKPKTPPVRTVSNFSEALRCMDTLMWNHGKRDIFITSNGIPDATGRVAGGTKEMLITAVSRMSERSNAFRFVDFEPTLDDVNALYWMIGVQPNFRAPSYYVRGAITQLDDNVVSEAASAGISLPTVDLGISADQVMSVISVDLNIGELATRQIIPGLSASNSLAIISSGKGADAGAVIGKAGLSFNVSLNKSEGLHQAVRTLIELSTIEVLGKMTRTPYWQCLGIDQTNPAFAGQARDWFDGMAPSQRVAYVQRVLLAEGYYDGSDSGQLDERTRDAISRYQADNDLIATGRIDFDLYQRMLAQPSGQKGPGAPRLQSVSNAGGEGLPRAAPAPAGAPPDLVLSSDRGPQPRYRAGEALVVKVQPTANGFVYCYYQDAAGSVARIFPNRFQPDSFVQANQQVEVPPGAQKPFNLRMDRPGASETIACVVSPDELGTRIADRYKTEDLQPIPGATLADVVGAYGSIQGTNVRSRQMAVQVLPAVSAQR; encoded by the coding sequence ATGGCATTTGTCCAGTGCACCGGTTTCGCGAAGGTGGCAGCCGCCGCATCGCTCCTGCTCCTGGGGGCCTGCGTCACCTCGGGCGAACAGGCGACCCTGGTCCAGAAGCCGAAGACCCCGCCCGTGCGCACCGTGTCCAACTTCAGCGAGGCGTTGCGCTGCATGGACACGCTGATGTGGAACCATGGCAAGCGCGACATCTTCATCACCTCCAACGGCATCCCCGACGCCACGGGCCGGGTGGCGGGCGGCACCAAGGAAATGCTCATCACCGCCGTGTCGCGCATGTCGGAGCGGTCGAACGCCTTCCGCTTCGTCGATTTCGAACCGACGCTGGACGACGTGAACGCGCTCTACTGGATGATCGGGGTGCAGCCCAACTTCCGCGCCCCGTCCTATTACGTCCGCGGCGCCATCACCCAGCTCGACGACAACGTGGTGAGCGAGGCGGCCAGCGCCGGCATCTCCCTGCCCACCGTCGATCTCGGCATCTCCGCCGATCAGGTGATGTCGGTGATCTCGGTGGACCTGAACATCGGGGAGCTGGCGACCCGCCAGATCATCCCCGGCCTGTCGGCCAGCAACTCGCTCGCCATCATCTCGTCGGGCAAGGGGGCGGACGCCGGGGCGGTGATCGGCAAGGCCGGCCTGTCCTTCAACGTCTCGCTCAACAAGTCCGAAGGGCTGCATCAGGCGGTGCGCACCCTGATCGAACTCAGCACGATCGAGGTGCTGGGCAAGATGACCCGCACCCCCTACTGGCAATGCCTGGGGATCGACCAGACCAACCCGGCCTTCGCCGGGCAGGCGCGCGACTGGTTCGACGGCATGGCGCCGTCGCAGCGCGTCGCCTACGTCCAGCGCGTCCTGCTGGCCGAGGGCTATTACGACGGATCGGACAGTGGACAGCTCGACGAGCGCACCCGCGACGCGATTTCCCGCTACCAGGCGGACAACGACCTGATCGCCACGGGGCGCATCGACTTCGACCTCTATCAGCGGATGCTGGCCCAACCGAGTGGGCAAAAGGGGCCGGGGGCGCCGCGCCTGCAATCGGTGTCGAACGCGGGTGGGGAGGGGCTGCCGCGCGCCGCGCCGGCGCCGGCCGGGGCGCCGCCCGATCTGGTCCTCAGTTCCGACCGAGGGCCGCAGCCGCGCTACCGCGCCGGGGAGGCGCTGGTGGTCAAGGTGCAGCCGACGGCCAACGGCTTCGTCTACTGCTACTACCAGGACGCCGCCGGGTCGGTGGCCCGCATCTTCCCCAACCGCTTCCAGCCCGACAGCTTCGTCCAGGCCAACCAGCAGGTCGAGGTCCCGCCGGGCGCGCAGAAGCCCTTCAACCTGCGCATGGACCGTCCCGGCGCCTCCGAGACCATTGCTTGCGTCGTCTCGCCCGACGAACTCGGGACCCGCATCGCCGACCGCTACAAGACCGAGGACCTTCAGCCCATTCCCGGCGCCACCCTGGCGGACGTGGTGGGCGCCTACGGCAGCATCCAGGGGACCAACGTGCGCAGCCGGCAGATGGCCGTGCAGGTTCTGCCCGCCGTGTCGGCGCAGCGGTAA
- a CDS encoding alpha/beta fold hydrolase produces MRNGLALTAGLLAGLWLDTRRRTNRAEREHPPTGHFMSVGGTRLHYLDQGPKDGRAPPVVFLHGNGTTADDWALSLLDEAARHRRCVCFDRPGHGYSEATPRREAGPAAQAALLRAAARKLGLERPIVVGHSLAGAVALAWALDFPEEIGGLVILSAFTHPTPRFDFLPLMGPAIPAAGPLLSHTVLPPLDRLILPALMRRIFEPNPVPPRYNQLPPDLLLRPTQLEAAAAQLAALIPGVAAMAPRYPEIRCPMSVVAGREDRIVDPHAHAVRLHNAVAGSTLHLLAETGHMPQHARPEAVMAAIERVERAMTTESAHAAS; encoded by the coding sequence ATGCGCAACGGCTTGGCACTCACGGCCGGGTTGCTGGCCGGCCTGTGGCTGGACACCCGCCGGCGCACCAACCGGGCGGAGCGGGAGCACCCGCCGACCGGCCATTTCATGAGCGTCGGCGGCACCCGCCTGCATTATCTCGATCAGGGACCGAAGGACGGCAGGGCGCCCCCCGTGGTGTTCCTGCATGGCAACGGCACCACCGCCGACGACTGGGCGCTGAGCCTTCTGGACGAGGCGGCCCGGCATCGGCGCTGCGTCTGCTTCGACAGGCCCGGCCATGGCTACAGCGAGGCGACGCCGCGGCGCGAGGCCGGTCCCGCCGCCCAGGCCGCGCTGCTGCGCGCCGCCGCCCGCAAGCTGGGGCTGGAGCGCCCCATCGTCGTCGGCCATTCGCTGGCCGGGGCGGTGGCGCTGGCCTGGGCGCTGGATTTCCCGGAGGAGATCGGCGGTCTGGTCATCCTCTCGGCCTTCACCCATCCGACCCCACGGTTCGACTTTCTCCCCTTGATGGGGCCGGCCATTCCCGCCGCCGGGCCGCTGCTCAGCCACACCGTCCTGCCGCCGCTGGACCGGCTGATCCTGCCGGCGCTGATGCGCCGCATCTTCGAGCCGAACCCCGTGCCGCCCCGCTATAACCAGCTGCCTCCGGACCTTCTGCTGCGCCCGACGCAGCTGGAGGCCGCCGCCGCCCAACTGGCCGCGCTGATTCCCGGTGTGGCGGCGATGGCCCCCCGCTACCCCGAAATCCGCTGCCCGATGTCCGTCGTCGCGGGACGGGAGGACCGCATCGTCGATCCCCACGCCCACGCGGTGCGCCTGCACAACGCGGTTGCCGGATCGACGCTGCATCTGCTGGCGGAAACCGGGCATATGCCGCAGCACGCCCGCCCCGAGGCGGTGATGGCCGCCATCGAGCGGGTGGAGCGGGCGATGACCACCGAGTCGGCTCACGCGGCCTCATGA
- a CDS encoding DUF1150 family protein, producing MTARRTKADAAQGFADGFDDRFARHGILEVAYLRSVEIDGLPAYAVYAANGTCLWLDTDRASAGATLQEHGMELVSVH from the coding sequence ATGACCGCCCGCCGCACCAAAGCCGACGCCGCCCAGGGCTTCGCCGACGGGTTCGACGACCGCTTCGCCCGTCATGGAATCCTGGAGGTCGCCTATCTGCGGTCGGTCGAGATCGACGGCCTGCCCGCCTACGCCGTGTACGCCGCGAACGGCACCTGCCTGTGGCTGGACACCGATCGCGCGTCGGCCGGGGCGACGCTTCAGGAGCATGGGATGGAGCTGGTCAGCGTGCATTGA
- a CDS encoding DUF2336 domain-containing protein, with amino-acid sequence MSKRSLSQKDVERLLAAPDAQARIDTMTHLVRDLEAGDLAEAERALAMDILQRFAADAVTAVREAVAWQIHNSSLLTEGLAEKLARDVDRVAFPILRHAEKLSEGLLLDILRERRPAKELAIAGRRSVSPAVSDALVRNGNVIVITELLRNRGAVIAEPSLHSVLDRWGGVATVNEAVAARPDLSAAVVEKLILFVSEEIRNRLIRTHRLNPRLIGVLVERAREAATLLLLKPLTPREADVELLARHLLIRGRLSAPLLFRALCAGEIALFDAGMAVRANLPPENARQLAWDGGPHALKGLFAKAGLSFTLLKPFRVAIAVAKALDYRGGDEGRERFQTEAIATLFDACGNSQDREIDDLLLQLFDQTSAEVIEKALEQAGMPFSPLNS; translated from the coding sequence ATGTCAAAGCGGTCCCTCAGCCAGAAGGATGTCGAACGCCTGCTGGCCGCACCCGACGCCCAGGCGCGCATCGACACCATGACCCATCTGGTGCGCGACCTGGAGGCGGGGGACCTGGCCGAGGCGGAACGGGCGCTGGCCATGGACATCCTGCAACGTTTCGCCGCCGACGCGGTGACCGCCGTGCGCGAGGCGGTGGCGTGGCAGATCCACAACTCCTCCCTGCTGACGGAGGGGCTGGCGGAGAAGCTGGCCCGCGACGTCGACCGGGTGGCCTTTCCCATCCTGCGCCACGCGGAAAAGCTGAGCGAAGGCTTGCTCCTGGACATCCTGCGCGAACGGCGCCCGGCGAAGGAGCTTGCCATCGCCGGGCGCCGCTCCGTCTCGCCCGCGGTGTCCGACGCGCTGGTGCGCAACGGCAACGTCATCGTCATCACCGAGCTTCTGCGCAACCGGGGCGCGGTCATCGCGGAACCGTCCCTGCACAGCGTGCTGGACCGCTGGGGCGGGGTCGCCACGGTGAACGAGGCGGTGGCGGCGCGGCCCGACCTGTCGGCGGCGGTGGTCGAGAAGCTGATCCTCTTCGTGTCGGAGGAGATCCGCAACCGGCTGATCCGCACCCACCGGCTCAACCCCCGTCTGATCGGCGTCCTGGTCGAGCGGGCGCGGGAGGCGGCGACCCTGCTCCTGCTGAAGCCGCTGACCCCGCGCGAGGCCGACGTGGAGCTTCTCGCCCGCCACCTGCTGATCCGTGGGCGGCTGTCGGCGCCGCTGCTCTTCCGCGCGCTCTGCGCCGGGGAGATCGCGCTGTTCGACGCCGGCATGGCGGTGCGCGCCAACCTGCCGCCGGAAAACGCCCGTCAGCTCGCCTGGGACGGCGGGCCGCACGCGCTGAAGGGGCTGTTCGCCAAGGCCGGCCTGTCCTTCACCCTGCTGAAGCCTTTCCGCGTCGCCATCGCGGTGGCGAAGGCGCTGGACTACCGGGGCGGCGACGAGGGGCGCGAGCGTTTCCAGACGGAGGCCATCGCCACCCTGTTCGACGCCTGCGGCAACAGCCAGGACCGCGAGATTGACGACCTGCTGCTGCAACTGTTCGACCAGACCTCGGCGGAGGTCATCGAGAAGGCGCTGGAGCAGGCGGGCATGCCCTTCTCCCCCCTGAACAGCTGA
- a CDS encoding DUF4399 domain-containing protein — translation MMRSAAITVFLAVLLAAGPLAAQSSPEADPLDKPLSDTTNTPQPASPGHEHESTPSTPDAAKSGRTASPKDAYLYIGWPNDGEVVKGRFKVWFGLRNFGVAPAGVRKDNTGHHHLLVDADLPPMDEPIPNNRNYIHFGKGQTETYLELPPGRHTLQLLMGDAEHIPHDPPIVSKKITITVRPGGDSTRVSVR, via the coding sequence ATGATGCGCAGCGCCGCGATCACGGTTTTTCTGGCCGTCCTGCTCGCCGCCGGACCGCTGGCCGCGCAGTCGTCGCCGGAGGCCGACCCGCTCGACAAGCCGCTGTCCGACACCACCAACACGCCGCAGCCCGCCAGCCCGGGGCACGAGCATGAAAGCACGCCCTCCACCCCCGACGCGGCGAAGTCCGGACGGACGGCGTCCCCGAAGGACGCCTATCTCTACATCGGCTGGCCCAACGACGGCGAGGTGGTGAAGGGCCGCTTCAAGGTGTGGTTCGGGCTGCGCAACTTCGGCGTCGCCCCGGCGGGCGTGCGAAAGGACAACACCGGCCACCACCACCTTCTGGTGGACGCCGACCTGCCGCCGATGGACGAGCCGATCCCCAACAACCGCAATTACATCCACTTCGGCAAGGGCCAGACGGAAACCTACCTGGAACTGCCGCCGGGGCGGCACACGCTCCAGCTTCTGATGGGCGATGCGGAGCACATCCCGCACGACCCGCCGATCGTGTCCAAGAAGATCACCATCACCGTGCGTCCGGGCGGCGACAGCACGCGCGTGTCGGTCCGCTGA